The proteins below are encoded in one region of Corynebacterium felinum:
- a CDS encoding DUF2752 domain-containing protein: protein MSTRSLEHRPTGPLLVAGTAICGCIIIAIANPTEPDSILPRCPTKTLLGIDCPVCGTTRMLYSLTHGNITAALHYNAIALLATLMLTWAWINWMLTTLGYTLPRWTHWTRWRYTPHTVITILTAWFLIRLIYPPLQTP from the coding sequence ATGAGCACCCGCAGCCTCGAACACCGCCCCACCGGGCCACTGCTCGTCGCCGGAACCGCCATCTGCGGATGCATCATCATCGCCATTGCAAATCCCACCGAACCCGACAGCATCCTGCCCCGCTGCCCCACCAAAACACTCCTCGGAATCGACTGCCCAGTCTGCGGCACCACCCGCATGCTTTACTCCCTCACCCACGGCAACATCACCGCCGCACTCCACTACAACGCAATCGCCCTCCTCGCAACCCTCATGCTCACCTGGGCGTGGATCAACTGGATGCTCACAACACTCGGCTACACACTCCCCCGCTGGACACACTGGACACGATGGCGCTACACCCCACACACCGTCATCACAATACTCACCGCATGGTTTCTCATCCGCCTCATCTACCCACCCCTCCAAACCCCATGA
- a CDS encoding aromatic-ring-hydroxylating dioxygenase subunit beta has translation MSHDHSLPEHIPHSPEEKPFPVALSKLQLKNRIAIDAHTERAITRFLYDEAELIDNMEWDDWLTCMHDDVYYWAPVRENRVARERKDEYYKQGTSVYFEESKEFLRQRVYRLQTNMAWAEEPPSRSRHMISNIRVDGREDGNFDVRSNFYIYRTRGERSQDAIAGERRDIIVHAPDAPFGWLILHREIRFDMSTILVKNLSLFY, from the coding sequence ATGTCACACGACCACAGTCTGCCTGAGCACATCCCGCACAGCCCGGAAGAAAAACCTTTCCCCGTTGCTTTGAGCAAACTTCAGCTGAAAAACAGGATCGCCATAGATGCGCACACCGAACGTGCCATCACCCGATTCCTCTACGACGAAGCTGAACTCATCGACAACATGGAATGGGACGACTGGCTCACCTGCATGCACGACGACGTCTACTACTGGGCGCCGGTGCGCGAAAACCGCGTCGCCCGCGAACGCAAAGACGAATACTACAAGCAGGGAACTTCCGTCTATTTCGAAGAATCCAAAGAATTCCTCCGCCAGCGGGTGTACCGACTACAAACCAACATGGCGTGGGCGGAAGAACCGCCCAGCCGATCCCGCCACATGATCAGCAACATTCGCGTCGATGGACGCGAAGACGGCAATTTCGATGTGCGCTCCAATTTCTACATCTACCGCACCCGTGGCGAACGCAGCCAAGATGCAATCGCAGGTGAACGCCGCGACATCATCGTTCACGCACCCGATGCGCCATTTGGTTGGCTCATTTTGCACCGCGAAATCCGATTCGATATGTCCACCATTTTGGTAAAAAACTTAAGCCTCTTCTACTAG
- a CDS encoding VOC family protein — protein MLNTTALTRIGVVVSNLDKALVSYAEIYGITSWTLSETTTIDALSYGRKTQRTPGVWRSAIGYTTPHHDGDEALCFELIQPLSGESPFHEYLRTKREGICFIQVQAEGEGTVAQHFAALDIPCVYQARVDGHTRCFYDTRAQLGGFLIEMVTTASPLLRADSASGHLVELSPSSAFGLLPAQKMYHFGVLVHDVMQALPHYRDIFGIRSFDCKTWEKGFGRLDDPQYRGTKVDHGYFTAQGFAGNFGFEIIQCNHGPSHYNREFFDIRGPGIHHVFTTLAHNDLQWEENCARMAGAGYPLCMGSTLGGQAAEFGYFDTFDALGGYLIEAVIRRRQALPEFQAPDWVVDFEELT, from the coding sequence ATGCTTAATACCACCGCACTCACACGGATCGGGGTTGTGGTTTCCAATCTCGACAAAGCGTTGGTTTCCTACGCGGAAATCTACGGGATCACCTCGTGGACTTTATCCGAAACCACCACCATTGATGCCCTAAGCTACGGCAGGAAAACACAACGCACCCCTGGGGTGTGGCGTAGCGCCATCGGCTACACCACACCCCACCACGACGGGGATGAAGCCTTATGCTTCGAGCTGATCCAGCCATTGTCTGGCGAGTCCCCCTTCCATGAATATCTGCGCACCAAACGCGAAGGGATCTGCTTCATTCAGGTTCAAGCAGAAGGCGAGGGCACTGTTGCGCAACACTTCGCCGCCCTTGATATTCCTTGCGTATACCAGGCGAGAGTAGATGGACATACTCGTTGTTTCTACGATACCCGCGCCCAGCTTGGCGGTTTCCTTATCGAGATGGTTACCACTGCTTCCCCTCTTCTTCGCGCGGATTCGGCCAGTGGCCACCTTGTAGAGTTGTCCCCTTCTAGCGCTTTTGGGCTGTTGCCTGCGCAAAAGATGTATCATTTCGGAGTTCTTGTTCACGATGTTATGCAGGCATTGCCGCATTATCGGGATATTTTTGGGATTAGGAGCTTCGACTGTAAAACCTGGGAAAAGGGATTCGGACGACTGGATGATCCGCAGTATCGCGGTACGAAGGTTGATCATGGCTACTTCACCGCTCAAGGTTTCGCGGGAAATTTCGGTTTCGAGATCATCCAATGTAACCACGGACCAAGCCATTACAATCGGGAATTTTTTGATATTCGTGGCCCCGGAATCCACCATGTTTTTACTACGCTTGCGCACAATGATCTTCAGTGGGAGGAAAATTGCGCTCGCATGGCCGGTGCTGGTTACCCGTTGTGCATGGGTTCAACGCTGGGCGGGCAGGCAGCAGAATTCGGATACTTCGATACCTTTGATGCGCTTGGTGGTTACTTGATTGAGGCGGTGATTCGGCGTCGTCAAGCACTGCCCGAGTTTCAGGCACCCGACTGGGTTGTGGACTTTGAGGAGTTGACATGA
- a CDS encoding CD225/dispanin family protein, giving the protein MNNNDGFHNPAIPSSHPQWNSANPYSAMSTPQNFSDPRAHTLGYPAEPYQSAAVFPEYLANNPQPSMYGQASVAKPKDYMLLSVLSAIFGFPFLGLVSVYFSVKVDKLWQMGRQYDSVRASRQSLTWAIISLVFALIGWLIFGLFIMAFIESLSKY; this is encoded by the coding sequence GTGAACAACAACGACGGCTTTCACAATCCCGCCATCCCCAGCTCGCACCCTCAATGGAATAGCGCCAACCCCTATTCTGCGATGAGCACACCACAAAATTTTTCCGACCCCCGCGCACATACGCTCGGTTATCCTGCTGAACCCTATCAGTCCGCTGCTGTGTTTCCTGAGTATCTGGCAAATAATCCCCAGCCCTCTATGTATGGGCAAGCATCAGTAGCAAAACCCAAAGATTACATGCTTTTATCGGTTCTCAGTGCTATTTTTGGTTTTCCGTTTCTGGGCTTGGTCAGTGTGTACTTTTCTGTGAAAGTGGACAAACTGTGGCAAATGGGTAGGCAGTATGACTCTGTGCGAGCCTCGCGCCAGTCTTTAACATGGGCAATAATTTCGCTGGTTTTTGCACTCATCGGTTGGCTGATATTCGGCCTGTTCATCATGGCTTTCATCGAATCACTGAGCAAATACTAG
- a CDS encoding putative quinol monooxygenase, protein MIRILLLLDAAPPGLAEELPQLREQGISAELYRSIMPGENSHALILGLDSEEQAGAFITNLSEFPATKAVFTSADMECYQQQNFQLISNVWTPDSHPNSALAWPSRGKIRILIQGCYQPNPDMVALTAQEVRDTRREPGCEQYTWFENVELKHHWMLLELWSDQQIYDAHWFGRVRSVEYRGDSGRVPATPHRGAVSREFYRQQVFAFRYGRVEPATAANLSHTIVWPNP, encoded by the coding sequence ATGATCCGCATACTCTTGCTTCTCGACGCCGCCCCGCCTGGGCTTGCTGAAGAATTACCGCAGCTTCGTGAGCAGGGTATTTCAGCGGAGTTGTATCGTTCCATCATGCCGGGCGAGAACAGCCATGCATTGATTCTTGGCCTCGACAGCGAGGAGCAGGCGGGGGCTTTTATCACCAACCTCTCTGAGTTCCCTGCCACAAAAGCTGTATTCACTAGCGCTGATATGGAGTGTTATCAGCAGCAGAATTTTCAGCTCATCTCCAATGTGTGGACACCAGACTCCCACCCTAACTCCGCACTTGCATGGCCTAGTCGAGGTAAAATTCGCATCCTCATACAGGGTTGCTACCAGCCGAATCCCGACATGGTGGCGTTAACCGCGCAGGAAGTACGCGATACACGTCGCGAACCAGGATGCGAGCAGTACACTTGGTTCGAAAATGTTGAACTGAAACACCATTGGATGCTTTTAGAATTGTGGTCTGATCAGCAGATTTATGATGCCCATTGGTTTGGTAGGGTGCGTTCAGTTGAGTATCGTGGCGATTCTGGGCGCGTACCTGCTACTCCCCACAGGGGTGCAGTATCGCGCGAGTTTTATCGCCAACAAGTCTTTGCATTCCGGTATGGGCGAGTAGAACCTGCCACTGCCGCCAACCTATCGCACACAATCGTTTGGCCAAACCCGTAG
- a CDS encoding MFS transporter: MSTQSPDFTLNPHGPAAGSTVIVGNDDPKERRRAVLSSFLGSTVEYYDFLLYAAAAGLVFPQLFFGDLPPALGTTLSFAILLIGYISRPIGSMAFGHFGDKYGRKNVLVITLLTMGIVSVAIGLMPSAQSIGVAAPIMLVVLRTVQGLAVGGEWAGATLMAMEHSKEENKGFGASLAIAGGPAGAVLSTLVLSIFSMISGDNFANPEQYFVTDWGWRVPFLFSAGIVIFGLYLRSRVTESPEFEAARLRGEVHTGVPLMKMLKDSPGELVLGSLAGMAGLFIQGLQASFMVPFIVKATADSDSPISRADGLMMVTIGSFIAIFMMPFLAFLSDKFGRRRVMLAGGAVSVTGLWIVINMIETGNPGLVWAGLILMVSVVQPAQYGPIGAFLSEKFDAAHRYTGAGISFQVASILGAGTAPLIANRIVSESSGLTPVAIYATVLFAISSFAIWRSKETAHVETHEERFQETAVFKA, translated from the coding sequence ATGTCTACTCAGTCACCGGACTTTACGTTGAACCCGCATGGCCCCGCAGCGGGCTCCACCGTGATCGTTGGTAACGACGATCCGAAGGAACGCCGCCGTGCCGTCCTTTCCAGTTTCTTGGGTTCTACCGTTGAATACTATGACTTCCTTTTGTACGCCGCAGCCGCAGGCTTGGTTTTCCCACAGCTGTTCTTCGGCGATCTTCCCCCTGCCCTAGGAACCACCCTTTCGTTTGCCATTCTTCTCATTGGCTACATTTCCCGCCCCATTGGTTCCATGGCTTTCGGCCACTTCGGCGATAAATACGGACGCAAGAATGTTCTTGTAATCACCCTGCTCACCATGGGTATTGTTTCTGTGGCAATCGGCCTGATGCCTTCTGCACAATCCATTGGTGTCGCTGCGCCTATCATGTTGGTTGTGCTGCGTACCGTCCAAGGTTTGGCTGTCGGTGGCGAGTGGGCTGGTGCCACACTGATGGCTATGGAGCACTCAAAGGAAGAAAATAAGGGCTTTGGTGCATCCTTGGCTATCGCCGGTGGCCCTGCCGGCGCAGTGTTGTCCACTCTGGTGCTCTCGATCTTCTCGATGATTTCTGGCGATAACTTCGCAAACCCTGAGCAGTACTTTGTCACCGACTGGGGGTGGCGTGTGCCGTTCCTGTTTTCCGCAGGCATCGTGATTTTTGGCCTGTACTTGCGTTCACGCGTGACGGAATCTCCTGAGTTTGAGGCTGCCCGCCTGCGCGGTGAGGTTCATACAGGTGTTCCTTTGATGAAGATGCTCAAGGATTCTCCTGGCGAGCTGGTTTTGGGTTCGCTTGCGGGTATGGCTGGTTTGTTCATTCAAGGTTTGCAGGCCTCGTTCATGGTTCCGTTTATCGTGAAGGCCACTGCGGATTCTGATTCTCCTATTTCTCGCGCCGACGGTTTGATGATGGTCACCATCGGTTCGTTTATCGCTATTTTCATGATGCCGTTCCTGGCATTCCTGTCAGATAAGTTCGGTCGTCGTCGGGTGATGCTTGCTGGTGGCGCGGTGTCGGTTACTGGCTTGTGGATCGTCATCAACATGATCGAGACGGGTAACCCTGGGCTTGTCTGGGCTGGCCTGATTTTGATGGTGAGTGTGGTTCAGCCTGCCCAGTACGGACCTATTGGCGCGTTCTTGTCTGAGAAGTTTGATGCGGCGCACCGCTACACCGGTGCCGGCATTTCTTTCCAAGTGGCGTCGATTCTGGGTGCCGGTACTGCACCATTGATTGCCAACCGTATTGTTTCGGAGTCTTCTGGCCTGACCCCAGTTGCTATCTATGCCACGGTGCTGTTTGCTATTTCTTCGTTTGCGATTTGGCGCTCAAAGGAAACTGCCCATGTGGAAACTCACGAAGAGCGCTTCCAAGAAACTGCGGTGTTCAAAGCGTAG
- a CDS encoding DUF4440 domain-containing protein, with amino-acid sequence MKIKYAFGCAAALSLVLTGCSQAPTTSTSETTAADAGTMTTEDVAAEKDSCKATTEAEIAALFERWNEDLESGDAKKVMENYASESVLLPTVSNQPRTTAAEKEDYFAHWLEKKPSGVVNERWIEIDCDYAIDAGTYTFTYADGTKVPARYTFVYGLEGDEWKITTHHSSAMPEEGADVNMPVATGSTGSPAPDLSGGTCAVAEDTEITGLFDTWNAALQTGNAAEVAKLYGEQSLLLPTVSNKLRFTAAEKEDYFAHWLEKKPVGTIDQRWTTKGCNTATDAGLYTFKYEDGTTVSARFTYTYKWDGNQWKISSHHSSAMPEG; translated from the coding sequence TTGAAAATCAAGTACGCATTCGGTTGTGCCGCAGCTTTATCGCTAGTGTTAACCGGCTGTAGCCAAGCCCCCACCACCAGCACTAGCGAAACCACCGCAGCTGATGCCGGTACTATGACCACCGAAGATGTTGCCGCTGAGAAAGATTCCTGCAAGGCAACAACAGAAGCGGAAATCGCCGCACTTTTTGAACGCTGGAATGAAGACCTTGAAAGCGGCGATGCGAAAAAGGTCATGGAAAACTACGCCAGCGAATCTGTACTTTTGCCCACTGTTTCAAACCAGCCGCGCACAACAGCAGCGGAAAAAGAAGACTATTTCGCTCACTGGCTGGAGAAAAAACCCTCCGGTGTGGTCAACGAACGCTGGATTGAAATCGACTGCGACTACGCTATCGACGCCGGAACCTACACCTTCACCTACGCCGACGGTACTAAAGTGCCCGCACGCTACACCTTCGTCTATGGCCTCGAAGGTGATGAATGGAAGATCACCACTCACCACTCCTCCGCCATGCCTGAAGAAGGCGCGGACGTGAACATGCCCGTGGCTACAGGAAGCACCGGCTCACCTGCCCCAGATCTTTCAGGAGGCACGTGCGCGGTTGCAGAAGATACCGAAATCACCGGACTCTTTGATACCTGGAATGCCGCACTGCAAACAGGCAACGCAGCCGAAGTAGCAAAACTTTATGGCGAGCAGTCGCTTCTGCTGCCCACGGTATCGAACAAGCTGCGTTTCACCGCAGCGGAAAAAGAAGACTACTTCGCGCACTGGCTGGAGAAAAAGCCCGTAGGAACCATCGACCAACGCTGGACCACCAAGGGCTGCAACACCGCCACCGATGCCGGCTTGTACACCTTCAAGTATGAAGATGGCACAACCGTATCCGCCCGCTTCACCTACACCTACAAGTGGGACGGCAATCAGTGGAAGATCTCAAGCCACCACTCCTCGGCAATGCCCGAGGGCTAA
- a CDS encoding ATP-binding protein, producing MNAGHFNQHVYEALNRIWAGERAADCEDATLDFKEEPTRHNYGTDQRVKDKLKDLITDACICFANGEEEYAYLILGVSDKARGPEAFRGTSADVHSLRQAVYDRTQPKFQVHAEELIFHDKRLIVFTVPRGLSVIQRTNGSATYRVKDACIPLEPEELRRLQHRRSNPDYTFYQSTLDLNDLSPEALAYGKSLYQRRVTAEQKPLNVPLTDEDFLTVLGLILPNGKLTLAAEILFSPARNGLRAQYLLKKFSLFDDPEIYDFLGPLVELIPQLLAKINEAASGQVATVVFPNGQEIRIPRFPARAIDEVIYNAFAHRNWQLKAPVVIEQSPQELRIISPGGFPQGVNENTVLGTASYPVNECLMQALRILGLVERASQGFSRMWSAMLETGREAPVVTEENYHVSVTLDSGKPRVDFIQALTALREHFPEHILNNVGSLIIIRQLCDFNVITVTKAQQLTQCDARVVRQYFDLLEEHGLVQPVGYNKDQWALSERAYTVVSRFIQIPLTIGNLPDWVEKQLASGVLLSNKDIVQRTGLDPQEVTAVLRYLHGAGKIMKDPAGPSRGPTVRWIKA from the coding sequence ATGAATGCAGGACATTTCAATCAGCACGTGTACGAAGCCTTGAATCGAATTTGGGCAGGCGAACGTGCTGCAGATTGTGAAGATGCTACGTTGGACTTCAAAGAGGAACCAACACGCCACAACTACGGCACCGACCAACGTGTGAAAGACAAACTCAAAGATCTCATCACTGATGCGTGCATATGCTTTGCCAATGGCGAAGAAGAATATGCCTACCTAATCTTGGGAGTCAGTGATAAAGCACGAGGCCCTGAGGCTTTTCGTGGCACAAGCGCCGATGTGCATAGTTTAAGGCAGGCAGTTTATGACAGGACTCAACCGAAATTTCAGGTGCACGCTGAAGAGCTTATTTTCCATGACAAGCGACTGATAGTGTTTACAGTTCCGCGGGGACTGAGCGTTATTCAGCGGACAAACGGCTCGGCAACATATCGAGTGAAAGATGCGTGCATACCATTAGAGCCCGAAGAATTGCGCAGACTGCAGCACCGTCGTTCGAACCCTGATTACACTTTTTATCAGTCAACACTTGACCTCAATGATCTGAGCCCAGAAGCGTTAGCTTACGGAAAATCTCTTTATCAACGACGCGTTACTGCAGAACAGAAACCATTGAATGTTCCCTTAACCGATGAAGATTTCTTGACCGTTCTTGGACTCATATTGCCCAACGGGAAACTCACATTAGCGGCAGAAATTCTCTTCTCCCCCGCCCGAAACGGTTTAAGGGCGCAGTACCTACTCAAGAAGTTCAGCCTATTTGACGACCCAGAGATCTACGACTTTTTAGGGCCACTGGTTGAACTGATTCCGCAACTGTTGGCAAAAATCAACGAAGCTGCTTCGGGGCAAGTGGCCACTGTAGTGTTCCCCAATGGCCAAGAGATAAGAATTCCTCGTTTTCCTGCACGAGCTATAGATGAAGTTATCTACAACGCTTTCGCGCATCGGAATTGGCAGCTCAAAGCACCAGTTGTGATTGAGCAAAGCCCGCAAGAGCTGCGGATTATTTCACCAGGAGGCTTCCCTCAAGGAGTAAATGAAAACACGGTTCTAGGCACAGCGTCTTATCCAGTCAACGAATGCCTTATGCAGGCGTTGCGGATTCTTGGTTTAGTTGAGCGCGCGAGCCAAGGATTCTCCCGCATGTGGAGCGCAATGTTGGAAACTGGCCGTGAAGCCCCTGTAGTCACAGAAGAAAACTATCACGTATCGGTGACTTTGGACTCTGGAAAACCCCGCGTGGATTTCATCCAAGCCCTAACTGCTTTGCGCGAGCATTTTCCGGAGCACATACTGAATAATGTTGGTTCGTTGATTATTATTCGCCAGCTGTGTGATTTTAACGTTATTACTGTGACGAAAGCACAGCAGTTAACGCAGTGCGATGCGCGCGTGGTGCGCCAGTACTTCGATCTATTGGAAGAACACGGATTGGTTCAACCCGTGGGATATAACAAAGATCAATGGGCGCTCAGTGAACGTGCGTACACAGTCGTTAGTAGGTTTATCCAGATCCCCCTGACAATCGGCAATCTTCCCGATTGGGTGGAAAAGCAACTAGCTTCGGGTGTTTTGTTAAGCAACAAAGACATTGTGCAGCGCACAGGCCTTGATCCCCAAGAAGTCACCGCTGTCCTGCGGTATCTCCACGGTGCTGGAAAAATCATGAAAGATCCCGCAGGGCCCTCGCGTGGGCCAACAGTGCGGTGGATCAAAGCGTAG
- a CDS encoding VanZ family protein: MSDTESNTPQQPHKNHTTHTPAPTRAQKIAFTGIVCVIITLTTLKSFFSIGGLWVPQRQRVRNLELQPFDLFFHSRNWFAPLFDTIGNIGFFIPFGMMTAVLLARHNHRIIKATGYSFLFSLLIESSQYIFALGRTDIDDLWCNTLGGFLGASIVTAFGRSAHRLWTTIAVATSGIFIALLLFDSAQP, from the coding sequence ATGAGCGACACAGAAAGCAACACACCACAACAACCCCACAAAAACCACACCACCCACACACCCGCACCCACCCGTGCCCAAAAAATAGCCTTCACCGGCATCGTCTGCGTCATCATCACCCTCACCACCCTCAAATCCTTCTTCAGCATCGGCGGACTCTGGGTACCCCAACGGCAACGCGTACGCAACCTCGAACTCCAGCCCTTCGACCTCTTCTTCCACTCCCGCAACTGGTTCGCACCCCTCTTCGACACCATAGGAAACATCGGATTCTTCATCCCCTTCGGCATGATGACCGCAGTACTCCTCGCCAGGCACAACCACCGCATCATTAAAGCAACTGGCTACTCATTCCTATTCAGCCTACTCATTGAATCCAGCCAATACATCTTCGCCCTCGGCCGCACCGACATCGATGACCTCTGGTGCAACACCCTCGGCGGCTTCCTCGGCGCAAGCATCGTCACAGCATTCGGCCGCAGCGCCCACCGGCTGTGGACCACCATCGCAGTAGCCACCAGCGGCATATTCATCGCCCTCCTACTATTCGACAGCGCCCAGCCCTAG